In Topomyia yanbarensis strain Yona2022 chromosome 2, ASM3024719v1, whole genome shotgun sequence, one DNA window encodes the following:
- the LOC131685539 gene encoding histone deacetylase 3 — translation MSTKKVSYFFNPDVGNFHYGPGHPMKPHRLSVIHHMVMNYGLHKKMQIYRPYKANAHDMCRFHSDEYIEFLQRVTPQNIQGFTKCLSVFNVGDDCPVFDGLFEFCAMYTGASLEGAQKLNHNHSDICINWSGGLHHAKKFEASGFCYVNDIVIGILELLKYHPRVLYIDIDVHHGDGVQEAFYLTDRVMTVSFHKYGNYFFPGTGDMYEIGAESGRYYSVNVPLKEGIDDQSYVQVFKPVISAVMEFYQPTAIVLQCGADSLAGDRLGCFSLSTKGHGECVKFVKDLNVPTLVVGGGGYTLRNVARCWTYETSLLIDETISNELPMNDYLEFFAPDFTLHPDIPSRQDNANSKQYLEAITRHVYDNLKMCQHAPSVQMFDIPEDALPEEVKVKEEPNPEARMTQEEEDKQVEPKNEFFDGDNDNDKSENEP, via the exons ATGAGTACCAAGAAGGTGTCCTATTTTTTCAACCCGGACGTAGGAAATTTTCATTATGGGCCAGGACATCCAATGAAACCACACCGgttgtcggttattcatcataTGGTAATGAACTATGGACTACACAAAAAGATGCAGATTTATCGACCTTACAA AGCTAATGCACATGATATGTGCCGCTTTCATAGCGATGAGTATATCGAGTTCCTGCAACGCGTGACACCGCAGAACATTCAGGGATTTACCAAATGTCTATCGGTGTTCAACGTCGGCGACGATTGTCCGGTGTTCGACGGGTTGTTTGAGTTTTGCGCCATGTACACCGGGGCTTCGCTCGAAGGTGCACAGAAGCTAAATCACAATCACAGTGATATCTGCATCAACTGGTCCGGTGGACTACATCACGCTAAAAAGTTTGAGGCATCCGGGTTCTGCTACGTCAATGATATTGTAATCGGTATTCTGGAGCTTCTCAAGTACCATCCAAGGGTGCTGTACATAGATATTGATGTTCACCACGGGGATGGTGTGCAGGAAGCATTCTATCTAACCGACCGGGTCATGACGGTTTCCTTTCACAAATACGGTAATTATTTCTTTCCGGGCACTGGCGACATGTATGAGATAGGAGCGGAATCGGGTCGGTATTATTCAGTAAATGTACCGCTGAAGGAAGGAATTGACGATCAGAGCTATGTACAAGTTTTCAAGCCGGTTATTTCTGCGGTAATGGAATTTTATCAACCAACGGCAATAGTCCTTCAGTGTGGCGCGGATTCGTTGGCTGGTGATCGTCTCGGTTGTTTTTCGCTTAGTACGAAAGGTCATGGAGAGTGCGTTAAATTCGTGAAAGATCTGAATGTTCCTACGTTGGTGGTCGGCGGCGGAGGCTACACCCTGCGAAACGTGGCCCGATGCTGGACGTACGAAACCTCCCTGCTAATCGACGAAACCATCTCCAACGAACTGCCGATGAATGACTACCTAGAGTTTTTTGCGCCTGATTTTACTCTCCATCCGGACATTCCTAGCAGGCAAGACAATGCCAATAGTAAGCAGTACCTGGAGGCCATCACACGGCACGTATACGATAATTTGAAAATGTGTCAGCATGCACCCAGTGTTCAGATGTTCGACATTCCAGAGGATGCCCTGCCGGAGGAAGTCAAAGTTAAGGAAGAACCCAACCCAGAAGCAAGGATGACGCAGGAAGAGGAAGATAAACAGGTGGAGCCAAAAAATGAGTTCTTTGATGGAGATAATGATAACGATAAGAGTGAGAATGAACCGTAA